A single region of the Devosia sp. FJ2-5-3 genome encodes:
- a CDS encoding ABC transporter permease, whose product MKRFAGWTLASPATLLVLLGLVVPVAATIYTTFGTPGGPLATYQAFFGSNFRRTVLIRTINVSLIVTAIALVVGFITAYVVSRAPGWLKSILIIAAVFPLLTGVVVRSFAWLIILGKNGILNTTLVNLGIITEPLQMLYTQGSVIVAMVYLFVPLMILTLVGVLEAIPDDLIQASASLGAKPSATFTQVILPLAVPGLIVGAVLVFTGSFTSYATPQLLGGEQVMMMGTLMYQQAMVTFDWVSASTIAAIMVVFTIAIVMAMNAAARRLNPMTV is encoded by the coding sequence ATGAAACGCTTCGCAGGCTGGACGCTGGCATCGCCGGCAACCCTGTTGGTCCTCCTGGGCCTTGTGGTCCCTGTTGCCGCTACCATCTACACCACGTTCGGCACGCCGGGTGGCCCGCTCGCCACCTACCAGGCCTTCTTCGGCAGCAATTTCCGCCGCACCGTGCTGATCCGGACCATCAACGTCTCGCTGATTGTCACCGCCATTGCGCTCGTGGTCGGGTTCATCACCGCCTATGTGGTGTCGCGCGCGCCGGGCTGGCTCAAATCCATCCTGATCATCGCCGCCGTCTTCCCGCTGCTGACCGGCGTCGTGGTCCGCTCCTTTGCCTGGCTCATCATCCTGGGCAAGAACGGCATTCTCAATACCACCCTCGTCAATCTCGGCATAATCACCGAGCCGCTGCAAATGCTCTACACCCAGGGCTCGGTCATCGTGGCCATGGTCTATCTCTTCGTGCCGCTGATGATCCTGACGCTGGTCGGCGTGCTCGAAGCCATCCCGGACGACCTCATCCAGGCCTCGGCCTCGCTCGGCGCAAAGCCGTCGGCGACCTTCACCCAGGTCATCCTGCCGCTCGCCGTGCCCGGTCTCATCGTCGGCGCCGTGCTGGTGTTCACCGGCAGCTTCACATCCTACGCCACGCCACAGCTTCTCGGCGGCGAACAGGTGATGATGATGGGCACCCTCATGTACCAGCAGGCCATGGTCACCTTTGACTGGGTCAGCGCTTCCACCATCGCGGCCATCATGGTGGTCTTCACGATCGCCATCGTCATGGCGATGAACGCAGCGGCACGCCGCCTCAACCCGATGACCGTCTGA
- a CDS encoding polyamine ABC transporter substrate-binding protein, translating to MSRFVATTLALGLAATAAFATPAFAQTKTLTISWWGFNGEKLESIVLAPFREQCGCEIQFETGNNGERLNKLQIRNGAGVDVAYFSDSFSQQGIDLGVFQKIDPSKIPNLEGIYDLAKDPQGGYGPAYTIGRVGVVYDSEKIASPITSWNDLWRDDLASSLSLPGITTTAGPMVVMKAGDHEGVDAFENADAAFAGVEALKPNVVKNYNTGSEMINLFSTGEITAAIAQDFTLGQIQAAVPSVVWADLEEGSIATLNTVNIPKGAAEPELAHEFINFILSTEIQQQLAEQGVDAPVVKSVTLTPEQASLWTYGADVIDGLQRIDYAKMNAAKGGWVDRWNEIFGM from the coding sequence ATGTCAAGGTTCGTCGCCACCACTCTCGCGCTTGGTCTCGCCGCCACAGCCGCATTCGCAACGCCCGCTTTCGCTCAGACCAAGACCCTCACCATCTCCTGGTGGGGCTTTAACGGCGAAAAGCTTGAATCCATCGTCTTGGCTCCCTTCCGCGAACAGTGCGGCTGCGAGATCCAGTTCGAAACCGGCAATAATGGCGAGCGCCTGAACAAGCTGCAGATCCGCAACGGCGCCGGTGTCGACGTTGCCTATTTCTCCGACAGCTTCAGCCAGCAGGGCATCGATCTGGGCGTGTTCCAGAAGATCGATCCGTCCAAGATCCCCAACCTTGAAGGCATCTACGACCTCGCCAAGGATCCTCAGGGCGGCTACGGCCCGGCCTACACGATCGGCCGCGTGGGCGTCGTCTATGACAGCGAAAAGATCGCCTCCCCGATCACCTCGTGGAACGATCTCTGGCGCGACGACCTCGCCTCCTCGCTCTCGCTCCCCGGCATCACCACCACGGCTGGCCCGATGGTCGTGATGAAGGCCGGCGATCATGAAGGCGTCGACGCATTCGAGAACGCCGATGCCGCCTTTGCCGGCGTTGAAGCGCTCAAGCCGAACGTGGTCAAGAACTACAATACCGGCTCGGAGATGATTAACCTCTTCTCGACTGGCGAGATCACCGCCGCCATCGCGCAGGACTTCACCCTGGGCCAGATCCAGGCTGCGGTTCCCTCCGTCGTCTGGGCAGATCTCGAGGAAGGCTCCATCGCCACGCTCAACACGGTGAACATTCCGAAGGGCGCTGCCGAACCCGAGCTGGCTCACGAGTTCATCAACTTCATCCTCTCCACCGAAATCCAGCAGCAGCTGGCCGAACAGGGCGTCGATGCTCCCGTGGTCAAGTCCGTCACGCTCACGCCCGAGCAGGCTTCGCTCTGGACCTACGGCGCCGACGTGATCGATGGCCTGCAGCGTATCGACTACGCCAAGATGAACGCCGCCAAGGGCGGCTGGGTTGATCGCTGGAACGAAATCTTCGGCATGTAA
- a CDS encoding nucleoside hydrolase — protein MTRRVIIDTDPGLDDAVAILFALASGRFEVLGLTTVAGNIGLERSTKNAGGLLAAMGRSDIPLHSGADAPLLRDNIDAIVVHGDDGLRGVTLPPPAAPIDTNAVEWLAETLRREPSGSIDILALGPLTNIARLIDEHPDAAQRIGHLIAMGGTIDEPGNSGPGSEFNFASDPEAVALVLHSDIRTTIVPLDVTRRVRADRDYVEALRTSPAGNIAADMLMAYLQDDKRSRPLHDPCVMLLAVAPDLFGIDFLRLSVNLGDGADAGALTRSDTGSPVNVAMRVDAPAVLALLASGLR, from the coding sequence ATGACAAGACGCGTCATCATCGACACGGACCCAGGCCTCGACGACGCCGTTGCCATTCTCTTTGCGCTCGCCAGCGGACGGTTCGAAGTCCTTGGTCTGACCACCGTGGCCGGCAATATCGGCCTCGAACGCAGCACGAAGAATGCCGGCGGCCTGCTCGCCGCCATGGGGCGCTCGGACATCCCGCTCCATTCCGGTGCCGACGCGCCGCTCCTGCGTGACAATATCGACGCCATCGTCGTCCATGGCGATGACGGGTTGCGCGGCGTCACCCTGCCCCCGCCGGCCGCTCCCATCGACACTAATGCCGTGGAATGGCTGGCCGAAACGCTGCGCCGCGAACCCTCGGGCTCGATCGACATCCTGGCCCTTGGGCCCCTCACCAATATCGCCCGGCTGATTGATGAGCACCCCGACGCCGCCCAGCGCATCGGCCATCTCATCGCCATGGGCGGCACGATCGACGAGCCCGGCAATTCCGGCCCGGGCTCGGAGTTCAACTTCGCCAGCGATCCCGAGGCCGTGGCCCTGGTGCTGCATTCCGATATCCGCACCACGATCGTTCCGCTAGACGTGACCCGCCGGGTCCGCGCCGATCGCGACTATGTGGAAGCCCTGCGCACCAGCCCGGCCGGCAATATCGCCGCCGACATGCTGATGGCCTATCTCCAGGACGACAAGCGCAGCCGCCCCCTGCACGACCCCTGTGTCATGCTCCTCGCCGTCGCGCCAGACCTCTTCGGGATCGACTTCCTGCGCCTCTCGGTCAATCTCGGCGACGGTGCCGATGCCGGAGCGCTGACCCGCAGCGACACCGGCAGCCCCGTCAATGTCGCGATGCGTGTCGATGCACCGGCCGTGCTGGCACTTTTGGCCAGCGGCCTGCGCTAG
- a CDS encoding amidohydrolase, protein MTSILTNAQLITMDDALTVHERGWLQIDDDIITALGSGTPPSIPGAETIDCNGDFVMPGMVNTHCHMGMSVFRGLGEDVDDRLYRYILPLERKFVSPEMVRAGSALSALEMIQGGVTTVADMYYFETEVGDVCAEAGLRAIVGQTLADFAPPDHTNFDEGFARVEELVDRYTGHKLVTPSIAPHAPYSTGRDVMARIAQWSADHPDVPVQMHLAESTLEVNWALENHGKSTVAVTAEAGLLKPNLICAHCLQLDDADITMMSEHQVCVATNPRSNGKAGRGIAPVEKMRNAGLPVGLGSDGAMSGNTLDLFSQFAPVSMFAKLLAGSRKPLPAVEIIRMATIEGARVLGLNLKTGSLEPGKQADLIRISLDAPRLHPIYDPYSALVFAAMPTDVTDTMVAGRWLMRDRRVQTLESRRVVADALQIAGQFKSEMRDIDQRA, encoded by the coding sequence ATGACCAGCATCCTCACCAACGCCCAGCTCATTACCATGGACGACGCCCTCACCGTCCACGAACGCGGCTGGCTGCAGATCGATGACGACATCATCACCGCCCTCGGCTCGGGCACGCCGCCCTCCATTCCCGGCGCCGAGACCATCGACTGCAATGGCGACTTCGTCATGCCCGGCATGGTCAACACCCATTGCCACATGGGTATGTCGGTGTTCCGCGGTCTTGGCGAGGATGTCGATGACCGGCTCTATCGCTACATCCTGCCGCTCGAGCGCAAATTTGTTTCCCCCGAAATGGTGCGCGCCGGCTCGGCCCTTTCTGCACTCGAAATGATCCAGGGCGGCGTCACCACTGTCGCCGACATGTATTATTTCGAAACCGAAGTGGGTGATGTCTGCGCCGAGGCAGGCCTCCGCGCCATTGTCGGGCAGACGCTGGCCGATTTCGCCCCGCCGGACCACACCAATTTCGACGAAGGGTTTGCCCGCGTCGAAGAACTGGTCGACCGCTATACCGGCCACAAGCTCGTCACCCCCTCGATCGCCCCCCACGCGCCCTATTCCACCGGCCGGGATGTCATGGCCCGCATCGCCCAATGGTCCGCCGACCACCCGGACGTGCCGGTCCAGATGCATCTGGCCGAATCCACCCTCGAGGTGAATTGGGCGCTTGAGAACCACGGCAAATCCACCGTCGCCGTGACCGCGGAAGCGGGGCTGCTCAAACCCAATCTCATCTGCGCCCACTGCCTGCAGCTCGACGATGCCGACATCACCATGATGTCCGAGCATCAGGTCTGCGTGGCCACCAATCCCCGCTCCAATGGCAAGGCCGGTCGCGGCATTGCCCCGGTCGAAAAGATGCGCAATGCCGGCCTGCCCGTCGGCCTTGGCAGCGACGGGGCCATGAGCGGCAACACGCTCGACCTCTTCAGCCAGTTCGCCCCCGTCTCGATGTTCGCAAAACTCCTCGCCGGCTCGCGCAAGCCGCTGCCCGCCGTCGAGATCATCCGGATGGCGACCATCGAAGGCGCGCGCGTCCTCGGGCTAAACCTCAAGACCGGCTCGCTCGAGCCCGGCAAGCAGGCCGACCTCATCCGCATCAGCCTCGATGCGCCCCGCCTGCACCCGATCTACGATCCCTATTCGGCCCTCGTCTTTGCCGCCATGCCCACCGACGTCACCGATACGATGGTTGCAGGCCGATGGCTCATGCGCGACCGTAGGGTACAGACACTCGAAAGCCGCCGCGTCGTGGCCGATGCCCTGCAGATTGCCGGGCAATTCAAATCCGAAATGCGGGACATCGATCAACGCGCCTGA
- a CDS encoding ABC transporter permease → MMPTKLHPALIGFTVLVFFFLVGPLVIVLGSALSDTTFLTFPPQGLSLRWFENIFAIDAFRRTITTSLQVAFIATFVALLIGIPASYAMSRYRIQLPGWLSTLFVLPVLVPELVLGFSLLKNLAFQFNAPIFISLIIGHTILILPYVIRVISASLASFDFSIEEAAISLGSPPLKTFFTVLLPNVRSGVIAAFILAFITSINDVSISIFLTGPGISTLPIQLLAHMEQFFDPTVASVSVLLMVLTVAVMAIVERTLGLTFLAK, encoded by the coding sequence CTGATGCCAACCAAACTCCATCCCGCACTGATCGGCTTTACCGTCCTCGTCTTCTTCTTCCTGGTCGGGCCGCTCGTCATCGTCCTCGGCTCGGCGCTGAGCGACACCACCTTCCTCACCTTCCCGCCGCAGGGACTGAGCCTGAGGTGGTTCGAGAACATCTTTGCCATCGACGCCTTCCGGCGCACGATCACCACGAGCCTGCAGGTGGCCTTCATCGCCACCTTCGTGGCGCTGCTGATCGGCATTCCGGCCTCCTACGCCATGAGCCGCTATCGCATCCAGCTTCCGGGTTGGCTGTCGACGCTCTTCGTGCTGCCGGTTCTGGTGCCTGAACTGGTGCTGGGTTTCTCGCTTCTGAAAAACCTTGCCTTCCAGTTCAATGCGCCGATCTTCATCTCGCTGATCATCGGGCACACGATCCTCATCCTGCCCTATGTGATCCGGGTCATTTCGGCCTCGCTCGCCTCCTTCGATTTCTCCATCGAGGAAGCCGCGATCAGCCTGGGCTCGCCGCCGCTGAAGACCTTCTTCACCGTGCTGCTGCCCAATGTCCGCTCGGGCGTCATCGCCGCGTTCATCCTGGCCTTCATCACCTCGATCAACGATGTGTCGATCTCGATCTTCCTCACCGGACCGGGCATTTCCACCCTGCCTATCCAGCTGCTTGCTCATATGGAGCAATTCTTCGATCCCACCGTGGCTTCGGTTTCGGTTCTGCTCATGGTGCTCACCGTGGCCGTGATGGCCATTGTCGAGCGCACACTGGGCCTCACCTTCCTTGCCAAATAG
- a CDS encoding DUF4214 domain-containing protein yields MSAVDRVLSSGTKYIDDLLTSRKWAGEAISFGFSQSASVYATSYGRGENKSFAALHSGQQKAALDAFAMWNELIALDLVQTNANTAEIRMGVSTMPSTAWAYTPSETTQAGDVWLGTTYLASPAKGNYAYLTIMHEIGHALGLAHPHEANTLSASGAAPDDGLCPCCAGALHGQISGAQSVPSAATASVIDAMAHTIMSYRSYEGQSVSVGYTNETYGYAQTPMVRDIAAIQYLYGANYNTRAGDTVYRWSESTGEKFINGVGQGAPGSNKVFEAIWDGGGRDTFDFSEYSTDLRIDLTPGGWSSFGNSQRANLGNGQVAPGNVAVALLHENNPLALIENAIGGRGNDVIIGNGADSVLVGGAGNDTLNGGAGRNLLVGDSIGKELSLIGLNIRDFISVTLPTPPAQAGNDILIGGEHNDIFIPGFGRNEVRGGAGTDTLVLDLSLKALKISGDPNGVMNIVHDGGSVALSGVEILAVKDGIFSLVGPIAELGDRQFVDEITLLYRAGLGRDLDAGGLDFWFSARSNGTDLDRMALSLIDSPEFADRFGTPDTMSDDDFVDVLYKNVLGREGEADGLAYWQDQIAGGATRADLLMSFAYSEENRHLAFGNHEGPELLAVTYGQWSQLWS; encoded by the coding sequence ATGTCGGCAGTAGACCGCGTCCTCTCTTCGGGTACCAAGTACATCGACGACCTCCTGACCAGCCGCAAATGGGCAGGCGAGGCCATCTCCTTCGGGTTTTCCCAGTCCGCATCGGTTTATGCGACCAGCTATGGCCGCGGCGAAAACAAGAGCTTTGCCGCCCTCCACAGCGGGCAACAGAAAGCCGCGCTCGATGCCTTCGCGATGTGGAACGAGCTGATCGCGCTCGACCTCGTCCAGACCAACGCCAACACTGCCGAAATCCGCATGGGCGTCTCGACCATGCCGAGCACGGCCTGGGCCTACACCCCGTCCGAAACCACCCAGGCCGGTGATGTCTGGCTGGGCACGACCTATCTCGCTTCACCCGCCAAGGGAAATTACGCCTATCTCACCATCATGCACGAGATCGGCCATGCGCTCGGCCTGGCGCATCCGCATGAGGCGAACACGCTGTCGGCCTCCGGCGCCGCGCCCGATGATGGTCTGTGCCCCTGCTGCGCCGGCGCGCTCCATGGCCAGATCAGCGGCGCCCAGTCCGTGCCCTCTGCCGCCACCGCCTCGGTTATCGACGCCATGGCGCACACCATCATGAGCTACCGCTCCTATGAGGGCCAGTCGGTCTCGGTCGGCTACACCAACGAGACCTATGGCTATGCCCAGACCCCGATGGTGCGCGATATCGCCGCCATCCAGTATCTCTACGGCGCCAATTACAACACCCGCGCCGGGGACACCGTCTATCGCTGGAGCGAATCCACCGGCGAGAAATTCATCAATGGCGTCGGCCAGGGCGCTCCGGGCAGCAACAAGGTCTTTGAAGCCATCTGGGATGGCGGCGGCCGCGACACCTTCGATTTCTCCGAATATTCGACCGATCTCCGGATCGATCTCACGCCCGGCGGCTGGTCGAGCTTCGGCAATAGCCAGCGCGCCAATCTGGGCAATGGCCAGGTGGCCCCCGGCAATGTCGCCGTCGCCCTGCTGCATGAAAACAACCCGCTCGCCCTCATCGAGAACGCCATTGGCGGTCGCGGCAACGATGTGATCATCGGCAATGGCGCCGACAGCGTCCTCGTCGGTGGCGCCGGCAATGACACGCTCAATGGCGGCGCAGGTCGCAATCTCCTCGTCGGCGACAGCATCGGCAAGGAACTCTCGCTGATCGGCCTCAACATCCGCGACTTCATCTCCGTCACCCTGCCGACACCCCCAGCCCAGGCGGGCAACGACATCCTGATCGGCGGCGAACACAACGACATCTTCATCCCCGGCTTCGGCCGCAACGAGGTTCGCGGCGGCGCGGGCACCGATACGCTCGTGCTCGATTTGTCGCTCAAGGCGCTCAAGATCTCGGGCGACCCCAATGGGGTGATGAACATCGTCCATGACGGCGGCAGCGTTGCCCTCAGCGGCGTCGAAATCCTTGCGGTCAAGGATGGCATCTTCTCGCTGGTCGGCCCGATTGCCGAACTGGGCGACCGCCAGTTCGTCGACGAAATCACCCTGCTCTATCGCGCCGGCCTCGGCCGCGACCTCGACGCGGGTGGTCTCGATTTCTGGTTCTCGGCCCGTTCGAACGGCACCGATCTCGACCGCATGGCCCTCAGCCTGATCGACAGCCCGGAATTCGCCGATCGCTTCGGCACCCCGGACACCATGTCCGACGACGATTTCGTCGACGTGCTCTACAAGAACGTTCTTGGCCGCGAGGGCGAGGCCGATGGCCTGGCCTATTGGCAGGACCAGATTGCCGGCGGCGCCACCCGCGCCGACCTGCTGATGTCCTTCGCCTATAGCGAAGAAAATCGCCACCTGGCCTTTGGCAACCACGAAGGCCCCGAACTCCTGGCTGTCACCTACGGCCAGTGGTCCCAGCTCTGGAGCTGA
- a CDS encoding M20 aminoacylase family protein — MQSASNDPFELDAMIALRRDLHANPELGFEEVRTSAIVAEKLAEEGIEIHRGLGKTGVVGTLRVGDGKRRIALRADMDALAMPELADRPYKSNTPNVMHACGHDGHTVMLLAAARHLARTRNFSGTVHFIFQPAEEGRGGAKAMVEEGFFERFPVDAVYGLHNMPGLATDEMAVVAGPQLASSDSWTVTFRGVGTHGAKPHLGRDAVTAAGHFLAAIHTIVARVVDPLQPAVISACALEAGDFKALNVIPDIVRVGGTARAYSAEVRNQLETEIGIVARGIAATFGIEAEYEFLRRIPPVVNDADATARALRASQAATGRPVVTDFPPSTAGDDFAFFGAEVPGAYVWLGNGPAVDGALHHNTRYDFNDDAIATGARFWTTLVEQELAA; from the coding sequence ATGCAATCGGCCAGCAATGATCCCTTTGAACTTGATGCCATGATTGCGCTGCGGCGCGATCTGCACGCCAACCCCGAACTCGGTTTCGAGGAAGTGCGCACCAGCGCCATCGTGGCGGAAAAACTGGCCGAGGAGGGTATCGAAATCCATCGCGGGCTGGGCAAGACCGGCGTGGTGGGGACGCTGAGAGTGGGCGATGGCAAGCGGCGGATTGCGCTGCGCGCGGATATGGACGCACTGGCCATGCCAGAGCTGGCCGACCGGCCCTACAAATCGAACACGCCAAACGTGATGCATGCCTGCGGCCATGACGGGCATACGGTGATGCTGCTGGCGGCGGCGCGGCATCTGGCGCGGACGCGCAATTTTTCAGGCACAGTGCATTTCATCTTCCAGCCCGCCGAAGAAGGGCGCGGCGGCGCCAAGGCTATGGTGGAGGAAGGGTTTTTCGAAAGATTCCCGGTGGATGCGGTCTATGGCCTGCACAACATGCCGGGGCTGGCGACGGACGAGATGGCTGTCGTTGCGGGGCCGCAGCTGGCCTCGTCGGACAGCTGGACGGTTACTTTTCGCGGCGTCGGCACCCATGGCGCGAAGCCGCATCTGGGGCGCGATGCGGTAACGGCGGCGGGCCATTTTCTCGCGGCCATCCACACCATCGTGGCGCGAGTGGTCGATCCGCTGCAGCCGGCGGTGATCAGCGCCTGCGCGCTGGAAGCCGGTGACTTCAAGGCGCTCAACGTGATCCCCGATATCGTGCGGGTCGGCGGAACGGCGCGGGCCTATTCGGCCGAGGTGCGCAACCAGCTGGAAACCGAGATCGGCATCGTGGCGCGCGGGATCGCCGCGACCTTCGGTATCGAGGCCGAATATGAGTTCCTGCGGCGCATACCGCCGGTGGTCAATGATGCCGATGCGACGGCGCGGGCATTGCGCGCATCGCAGGCGGCCACGGGCCGGCCCGTGGTGACGGATTTCCCGCCCTCGACGGCCGGCGATGATTTTGCTTTTTTCGGCGCGGAAGTGCCCGGGGCCTATGTCTGGCTGGGCAATGGCCCCGCCGTGGACGGGGCGCTGCACCATAATACGCGCTATGATTTCAACGACGACGCCATTGCCACCGGCGCCCGGTTCTGGACCACCCTGGTGGAACAGGAACTCGCGGCCTAG
- a CDS encoding phosphoribosyltransferase encodes MSYEPHDFWQSFVPPGTYDVSPAEGHVGFYPATLPDGRQLPLPLRVLPGDGTAAVSSLILNQASFAVEDGLAGALADLLRPLAPEIIIGVPTLGLPLASNVARRLGHTRMVPLGTSRKFWYRDELSEPLKSITSPGAGKTIYIDPRMLPLLEGRRIAVIDDVISTGQSMEAVLRLLGHAGITPIAIGCAMLQGSAWRSALTPWLDRIIAPLATPRFHKTAGDRWLPDENT; translated from the coding sequence ATGAGTTATGAGCCGCATGATTTCTGGCAGAGCTTTGTTCCGCCGGGCACATATGACGTTTCCCCGGCAGAGGGACATGTCGGCTTTTATCCCGCCACCCTGCCCGATGGCCGCCAATTGCCCCTGCCGCTCCGCGTCTTGCCCGGCGATGGCACTGCCGCCGTGTCCTCGCTCATTCTCAATCAGGCGAGCTTTGCCGTCGAGGACGGCCTCGCCGGGGCGCTGGCCGACCTGCTCCGCCCGCTGGCGCCCGAAATCATCATCGGCGTGCCGACGCTCGGCCTGCCCCTGGCGTCCAACGTCGCCCGCCGCCTCGGCCATACCCGCATGGTCCCGCTCGGCACCTCGCGAAAATTCTGGTACCGCGACGAACTCTCCGAGCCGCTGAAATCGATCACCAGCCCCGGCGCAGGCAAGACCATCTATATCGATCCGCGCATGCTGCCCCTGCTCGAAGGCCGGCGGATCGCAGTTATCGACGATGTCATCAGCACCGGCCAGTCCATGGAGGCGGTGCTGCGCCTGCTCGGCCATGCCGGCATCACGCCCATCGCCATTGGTTGCGCCATGCTGCAGGGCTCGGCCTGGCGGTCGGCCTTGACCCCCTGGCTCGACCGCATCATTGCCCCGCTGGCCACCCCGCGCTTCCACAAAACGGCCGGGGATCGCTGGCTGCCCGACGAAAATACTTGA
- a CDS encoding ABC transporter ATP-binding protein yields MTKPLSIRNITAHYGQTKVLEDLSLDIAEGELVSLLGASGCGKTTTLRLVAGFLQPTSGTITLGGKDLTRLPAHQRDIGLVFQNYALFPHLTVADNVGFGLKQRGVSGEAKTKRVTAMLERVGLAHLAERLPGALSGGQKQRVALARALVIEPPLLMFDEPLSNLDAKLRIDMRVEIRQLQRANGTTSVYVTHDQEEAFSISDRVAIMHAGKIMQLDTPENLYQRPANAFVARFVGFENLVPMKVVARDGAKVTAEAAGGVRLTLSLEHYGAIPGEFVLACRADGLAVTDDMAAEGIPAKLGLRTYLGRAYQYQAETEAGALLANCPLTRILEPGANAKLVPVPEQCTILAVE; encoded by the coding sequence GTGACCAAGCCCCTTTCCATCCGCAACATCACCGCCCACTACGGCCAGACCAAGGTTCTCGAAGACCTCTCGCTCGATATCGCAGAGGGCGAACTGGTCTCCCTGCTCGGCGCCTCGGGCTGCGGCAAGACCACCACCCTCCGCCTCGTCGCCGGCTTCCTGCAGCCGACCTCCGGCACGATCACGCTCGGGGGCAAGGACCTCACCCGCCTGCCCGCCCACCAGCGCGATATCGGCCTCGTCTTCCAGAACTACGCGCTCTTCCCGCACCTGACCGTTGCCGACAATGTCGGCTTCGGTCTCAAGCAGCGCGGCGTCTCCGGCGAAGCCAAGACCAAGCGCGTCACCGCCATGCTCGAGCGCGTCGGCCTCGCCCATCTGGCCGAGCGCCTGCCCGGCGCCCTCTCGGGTGGCCAGAAGCAGCGCGTGGCACTCGCCCGCGCCCTCGTCATCGAGCCACCGCTGCTGATGTTCGATGAGCCGCTGTCGAACCTCGACGCCAAGCTGCGCATCGACATGCGTGTCGAAATCCGCCAACTGCAGCGCGCCAATGGCACCACTTCGGTCTATGTGACCCACGATCAGGAAGAAGCCTTCTCGATCTCCGATCGCGTCGCCATCATGCATGCCGGCAAGATCATGCAGCTCGACACGCCGGAAAATCTCTACCAGCGTCCGGCCAATGCCTTCGTCGCCCGCTTCGTCGGCTTTGAAAACCTCGTGCCGATGAAGGTCGTCGCCCGCGACGGCGCCAAGGTCACGGCGGAAGCTGCCGGTGGCGTCCGCCTCACGCTCAGCCTCGAGCATTATGGCGCCATCCCCGGTGAGTTCGTGCTTGCCTGCCGCGCCGATGGCCTTGCCGTCACCGACGACATGGCCGCCGAAGGCATTCCGGCAAAACTGGGCCTCCGCACCTATCTCGGCCGCGCCTACCAGTACCAGGCCGAAACCGAAGCCGGCGCCCTCCTCGCTAACTGCCCCCTCACCCGCATCCTCGAGCCCGGCGCCAACGCCAAGCTCGTCCCCGTCCCCGAGCAGTGCACTATTCTGGCGGTGGAGTGA